The Thermoanaerobaculia bacterium sequence CTCGCCGATCTCCGCCGAGGAACCGCGCGGCGATCGCAGAGAGCGTTCCGGCGAAGAGCGCCGCCGCCGCCGCGACGAATCCGGCGAGGAATCCCCTCCGCGTGCCCGCGCGGGGCTCGGTGAGTCGTTCCGAAGCCATGCGGCGTAGTCTACGAATTTTGGCGCGGAAGACGGCCCCGCCGAGAAATCCTTTAGACGGCGCAGTGCCGACGCGCTCCGGGGCACTTGACTCTTTCCCGGAAACTGTTAGCATCACGAGCTTTCGTTTGGAGGTAGGTCCCATGTACGCGATCGTCTCGACGGGTGGAAAACAGTTCAAGGTGAGCCCGGGCGACGTGGTGCGCATCGAGAAGCTCGCCGGCGAGCCGGTCGTCAAGGGCGATGCGATCGTGTTCCAGGAAGTCGCGTTCGTCGGCGACGGCGACCGCTTCCGGGCGGGCGCCCCCCTGGTGGACGGGGTGAGCGTGCGCGGCACCGTGCTCTCGCCGATGAAGACGCGCAAGGTGCTCATCTTCAAGAAGAAACGGACGAAGCAGTATCGCCGCACGAAGGGGCATCGGCAGAACGTCGTCGAGGTCCGGATCGACGGCATCGAGGGTTGAGAAATGGCGCATAAGAAGGGACAGGGATCGTCGCGGAACGGCCGCGATTCGAACTCGCAGCGGCTGGGCGTGAAGGCGTTCGGCGGCGAGATGGTGACGGGCGGATCGATCCTCGTTCGGCAGCGCGGAACGAAGTTCCAGCCCGGCGACAACGTCGGCCGCGGCAAGGACGACACGCTTTTCGCGAAGGTCCCGGGGGTCGTGCGTTTCCGCGACCGGGGCCGGCTCGGGCGCTTCATCGCGATCGAGGCGACGGAAGTCTGACCGGCGGTTTCCGGCGGACTTCGAGCCCCGCTCCGGCGGGGCTTTTCGTTTTGGTTTTCCCGCTTCCGGCGATTCGCTTGCGCCGAGTCAAGCGACTCTGTCGCTTCCACTCGGCGAGCCCGATTCAGCGACTTCGTCGCGGCAATCGGGCGACTGACGGTGGGACGCTCGAGGCCAACAGCCTGCCGCAGCCTGTTAGAGTCTCGACGAGATGTTCATCGACGAGGCGGAGATCACGGTGGCGTCCGGGGACGGCGGCAACGGCTGCATCGCGTTTCGCCGCGAGAAGTTCGTGCCCCGCGGCGGTCCGTCGGGAGGCGACGGCGGGGACGGAGGCGACGTCTGGGTCGCGGCGAACGCGTCCCTCAACACGCTCTATCCGCTGCGGCACCAGACGCATTACCGGGCAGGGAGGGGACAGCACGGGCTCGGGTCGAACTGCCACGGCAAGCGGGGACAAGACCTCGTGATCGAGCTTCCGATCGGCTCCGTCGTCCGCGACGCCGAAACGAAGGAGACGCTCGCGGACCTGACCGAGCCCGGCCAGCGCGTTTGCCTGGCCAAAGGAGGGAACGGGGGCTGGGGAAACCAGCATTTCGCGACCTCGACGCGGCAGGCGCCGCGGTTCGCCAAGCCCGGCCTCCCGGGGGAGACGCGGCGGCTTTCGATCGAGCTCAAGCTCCTCGCGGAAGTCGCGATCATCGGGCTTCCGAACGCCGGAAAATCGACGCTGATCTCGGTGATCTCCGCGGCCCGCCCGAAGATCGCGGACTACCCGTTCACGACGCTGACGCCGAATCTCGGCGTCGTGACGCGCGACGACGACACCCTCGTCGTCGCCGACATCCCGGGCTTGATCCGCGGCGCGCACGAGGGCGCCGGACTGGGAATCCGGTTCCTGAAGCACGTCGAGCGCTGCCGCGCGCTCTGCCATCTCGTCGACGCCTCGGCGCCGGGCGACGCCGAGCCGGACGTCGCCGCGATCGAGGAGGAACTCGCGGCCTTCTCCCCCGAGATCGCGAAGCGTCCGCGCCTTCTCGTCGCCTCGAAGACGGACGCGGCGGACCCGGAGCGCCTCGCGTCGATCGAGACGGCGGCGCGGCGGCGCGGCCTTCCGTTGCACGCCATCTCGGCGGCCACGCGCGCGGGCATTCCGGAGCTCGTGCACGCGCTCTTCGAGATCGGGAAAGCGAAGAGCGCGCCTTCGGTGGAAGCCGGAGCCTCATGAGACGGCAAGCCCGGTTCAGCGATTTCATCGCTGCAACCGGGCGAATGGAACGCCGATGAAAGTTGGACTCTTCGGGGGAACCTTCGACCCGGTGCACGAGGGGCACCTGCGTCCCGCCGCCGCCGTGGCCGAGGCGATCGCGCTCGACCTCCTCGTCTTCGTGCCCGCCAACCGCGCGCCCGGAAAGGAGTCGGCGATCCCGGCTCCGGCGGCCCACCGCGTGGCGATGCTCGCGCTCGCCCTTTCGGGACGCCGTGATTTCATCCTTTCGCTCGCGGAGATCGAGAGGGGCGGGACGTCTTACACCGTCGAGACGCTTCGCGCGTTCGTGCGCGACCATCCGCACGACGAGGTCTTCTTTCTGCTCGGCACCGACGCTCTCGCCGGATTCGACCGGTGGCGGCAGCCGCGGGAGATCCTGTCGCTCGCCCGGCTCGCCGGGTTCGTGCGGGAGCCGTACGAGCCCGACGTCGTCGACGCGAGCCCGATCCTCTCTGCGAACCGCAGTTCCATCTTGATTTTCGACTCGGTCCGCGTGAAAATTTCCTCGACCGACGTGAGGCGCGCGGCCGCCCGCGGGGAATCGCTTTCGGGCCGCACGCCCCCGGCGGTGGAGGAATACATCGTCAAGCAGGGCCTCTACAGAGACTCCGGGACCGGGCGGATTTGACGTCC is a genomic window containing:
- the rplU gene encoding 50S ribosomal protein L21, which codes for MYAIVSTGGKQFKVSPGDVVRIEKLAGEPVVKGDAIVFQEVAFVGDGDRFRAGAPLVDGVSVRGTVLSPMKTRKVLIFKKKRTKQYRRTKGHRQNVVEVRIDGIEG
- the rpmA gene encoding 50S ribosomal protein L27, translating into MAHKKGQGSSRNGRDSNSQRLGVKAFGGEMVTGGSILVRQRGTKFQPGDNVGRGKDDTLFAKVPGVVRFRDRGRLGRFIAIEATEV
- the obgE gene encoding GTPase ObgE, with amino-acid sequence MFIDEAEITVASGDGGNGCIAFRREKFVPRGGPSGGDGGDGGDVWVAANASLNTLYPLRHQTHYRAGRGQHGLGSNCHGKRGQDLVIELPIGSVVRDAETKETLADLTEPGQRVCLAKGGNGGWGNQHFATSTRQAPRFAKPGLPGETRRLSIELKLLAEVAIIGLPNAGKSTLISVISAARPKIADYPFTTLTPNLGVVTRDDDTLVVADIPGLIRGAHEGAGLGIRFLKHVERCRALCHLVDASAPGDAEPDVAAIEEELAAFSPEIAKRPRLLVASKTDAADPERLASIETAARRRGLPLHAISAATRAGIPELVHALFEIGKAKSAPSVEAGAS
- the nadD gene encoding nicotinate-nucleotide adenylyltransferase, which codes for MKVGLFGGTFDPVHEGHLRPAAAVAEAIALDLLVFVPANRAPGKESAIPAPAAHRVAMLALALSGRRDFILSLAEIERGGTSYTVETLRAFVRDHPHDEVFFLLGTDALAGFDRWRQPREILSLARLAGFVREPYEPDVVDASPILSANRSSILIFDSVRVKISSTDVRRAAARGESLSGRTPPAVEEYIVKQGLYRDSGTGRI